In Mytilus edulis chromosome 6, xbMytEdul2.2, whole genome shotgun sequence, the following proteins share a genomic window:
- the LOC139526757 gene encoding DNA repair protein XRCC1-like: MVFEMSTHPPIPLANVEKTNKNVLANIKSKLTEVSKQTMLLYYSVVGAAAVRAASRLADESISSPKLEKKVKITPTSQNKRKHTEDSDDEPSGSGTPVPSLKKRSTSISSTASSAKNESVPPLKKTKSEPPREYAVKVFGRLMEGVVFAMSGFQNPYRAKLR, translated from the exons ATGGTTTTTGAGATGTCAACCCaccctcctatacctctagccaatgtagaaaaaacaaacaaaaatgtacttgcaaatataaaaagtaaactaACAGAAGTCTCTAAACAGACTATGTTACTTTACTATTCTGTTGTAGGGGCAGCCGCTGTCAGAGCTGCTTCTCGTTTGGCTGATGAGTCAATATCTTcaccaaaattagaaaaaaaggtcAAGATCACACCAACA TCACAGAATAAAAGGAAACATACAGAAGATTCAGATGATGAGCCCTCCGGCTCTGGTACCCCAGTCCCATCACTGAAGAAACGGTCAACCAGTATCAGTTCCACAGCTTCATCTGCAAAAAATGAATCAGTACCTCCATTAAAGAAAACTAAAT CTGAACCTCCAAGGGAATATGCAGTGAAAGTCTTTGGTAGATTAATGGAAGGTGTGGTGTTTGCTATGAGTGGGTTCCAAAATCCTTACAGAGCTAAGCTCAGATAA